GGAGAGTGGGCTGGTTCCCCCCACCGCGAGGTTTACCTATGGCGTTTCCTTTcgtgatgatgatgatggtggtGGAAGCAGCAGCGGGCAGGAGGTGCCCGCCCCGTCGGGGGCTTTCGGGCTGCCTGGCTGCCCGCCGGCGCAGAACTGGTATCGGGTCTAATTGCCGTCAACGAATGTTACcggcagaagaaaaaacaaaagctgcctCCAAATATCCCGGAGCAGAATTTGGCAAGGCTCCTAAAGACACCAATTAGCAAAGGCTAAACCCATTAATGAAGTGGCGGCTCTCTGGTTTCAGCCAGGTGGTGCAGATCAGAGCGCCTGTATCTGCAGCAGAGCTCCGCTTCCCTCCAGCCAGGACCTCACAGAAAACCTCCACATCAATAATACCCTTAATGGATCTCATTAGGGCTGGGGCCGCCAGCCCCGGCCTGGGAGAGCAGGGGAGgtgaggggagcagggaggcaacggtccccgccgccgcgccgcggaGGGACGAGCTCCCTTCCCCCGAGGGGCGATGGCCGGGCGGGgccgccgctcccccccgcAGGTACCTGGCGCTCCCCGCTACCTGGCTGAGCTCATGGGTTTGCAAACCCCTTTTCTAGCCGCTCTTTCGAGTAAAGGAAATCTCGGCATCGCCTCGCCGGGCTCACAAATCCCCCTATCCCTTCAGCTGACCCACCTCGGCCCGCTGAGCTACGAGCATCCTCGGCCCCGGAGCACGCTCCCGGGCCGGAGCTGtggaaaaggagggaagggTCTTCTGCAAAattgatttcaaaagaaaaacgTCTAGACCTCACCTCTGTAAAAGGGGacaagggagaagggaggaaataTTTCCGCTTCagctaggggaaaaaagaaaaaaaaaaaaaggaaaaaggaaagctggGGTAGGATAAGCTCGGCCGAGGTGAGCTAGAATATTTAGCTAATGGAGGTGAACTATGAAAGGAGACTTCATATTTCTCTCCGAGGAGTCTCTCCAGGTCCGCAGCCGAGAATACACACAGCAAACGTTGTACGTGAATTATAGCTGAGGGTTTGCTTTATTTGAATTCACTGGTGTTTATTTAAGAAAGTGAATAAAGGTTTTGTGTAAACAGCCATTATTTCTGATGAGCGCTCAACAGCAATAAGAAGAGGGTGGTTTTTTTAGTCGAGATTGTGGCAAAAGTTGACATTTCGGAGATTGCAGTTTGTCTTGCCGACGCCAGGCAGTCCCGAGGCATGAGCTGCAGGGAAAGCTCTGTGTGCCTGCGAGTGTGAAACGGCGATGCCGGGCGAACCGGGGtctgaaaacaattattttttaagacatCAGCTTAAGCCcgacattaaaataaaataaaaatattttcctaaggAGCGGGGCCGGCCTCGCTCAGCTAACGAGGGAGGCGAACTCCGGTTTcgctgccgccggccccgcgcccaCGGGGCTCTGCCGGGGGGGCAGCGCCGACCCAGCGTGGCCGCGGCGGACACCCCCCGCACACACCTCCCGCCGGGCGGGGCAGCGGCGGACCCCAACACGAGCTCCTCGCCCGGCCCTTTTTGCACCGTAAATCGCTTTGCTTAAAATATTGCgtctgttttggtttgttattgttatttttttcttctaaagtgGCTGTTATTTCCGAGCGTGTCTCGAGTCTCTTTCTTTGGAGTTGGGAGGTTTTTGGTAAGAAATCAGGCCAGAAGAATGGACTTCGTAATGCAGCGTCTGGGGGAAGGTGGGGTAAGCTGCCCCCCGGGAAGGAGCTCGGCAGGAGCTGACTCTGACCGGCCCGGCTGTGCTTCTCTTGCCGGTGTGGATGCTCGCAGACGGGGCTGGCAAGTCGGAGCCACACGGAGAGGCCTCCCTCCCGCTTCAGTATTAATCCGATTTCCCACACATGCCAcgcagggaggaggaggcagggaaaccTCTGCTCTCCGTGCGGCTGTGTGTATCGCTCCCGTTTCTTGCTCTCCCGTACAACCTCTCACCTGAAATAAGTCCGAAAAATCTCTACCAGGCatcagggaggggaaaggggagcGGGTGTGTGCCGGAGAGCCTGGCCCGGCCGGGACAGCGACGACCGGGGGCAGGGCCGGGAAACACCCCCCGATGCCTCCGAGGGGACCCCGGCCCCCGCCGGGCAGGGGGAGCTGCGCCAACGCAGAGCCGTTGCGGCGGGTGGGTGCACCCAAGGGATTTGGGATCGGCTGGCGCAGGTCTGAAAAAGATTCACAACGGATTTAGAGGGGGTAAAGAGACACCCCGAAAAGCTGCGACCCCCACAGGTTAAAGACCAGCGAGGAACCGGATCGGCGGGGGAACCGTGGTCTCGGCGTTTCGCCTTCTGAAATAACCAGTATCAAAAACCTCTCGCGTTATCAGGCGataataaagcaaacaaaaaaggggCACCCCCAGGCTTTTTAGGACCCGTTCTAGGGCGGTGTTGCATTGCGCTACGGACAGGTCAATTTCGGCATTGAACGGCGACCGAGCTGCCTGCAGTCACGACACCGTCCCGACTTTTTCCGCAGAAATTTAGCAGTAACTTCAGCCTCGCAGGACCGGGAAAACTCCCTTCCCTGTCGAGACGGGCACAAATCCTTCCATCCGCCCATCTTTCCCCAAACTCATTTTCGTGGGTTTGCTGTACCTGCCCGAGGACGTGCACAACGGCAGcaagggggaagagggaggggtttttttcGCCGTCGCTGgcggagaggaaaaaaataccctcCCGGCTCCGCCGCTTGgccagagcagcagcccgaggTGTGCGGGTCTTCCCTGGGGCAGCGGTGCGCCGAGCACCAAAGCCTGGAAGCGGGCGAGGAAATTTTAGCCCAGCTCTTTCATTTGGATCTGAGCATCTTTCACCGTAGCCTGAGTCCCAgcagtgttattttttcccctgtagccGCATTATCTTAAAAAGGTGCCATAAAGGCGCTGTCCCTGCTCTCTCCCCGACCCGGGGTCCAGGCGGACATTGCTCTCCCGTTATTTGGGGAGGCCGGGGCCGGGGTGGAGCGGGGGGAGCCTGCCCCTGCGCAGCCAGCCCTGCGCTTGGAGGAGGCGCAGATTCCTCTAACCCAAGGGAAGAGAAACTGTTTCCCGAcgctcttttcctctctcatctGACAAGAGCCACCTCAAACCCCTCTCTCCTGCAAGGGTTTGTCtttaggaaacaaaaacaagagGCAAACAAATTCCTGCGTGTCCGTGAGCCGCACCACGGCGGTTTACCGGAGGAGAAACAGTCATGTTTGGCTGGACATCTGTCCGGCGGCTTCCCTTGCTCTTAGAAGAAGTTATAACCCCTCGAGGCAGTCCTCGCATTGATTGGCACAGGAGCGGCCCGAGGAACAGCCGCTTTTTGGGGCTGGAAGCGAACTGCAGGGTCCGTGTTGAGCCTCGAAAAATTCGTGACGCCCCCCATTTCCTCCTCCCTGACAATGTCGTAAAGGCAGAACCAATTTACAAGCCCCGTCCCGATCCTTCCCCCGATGCCGCCCCCTTGCCTGTCCCAGCAGGGCTTGGACGGGGATGGCGCCCCGGGCGCGCTGCCCTGCGCGGGCGCTGCGCGGCCCCCCTGGACATCCCCCTTCCCGTCGTGACTCCAGCAGCGCCTCTGCCCGCTCGGTTACACCTTATTTACCACTTCACCAGTCCCCTCTTCGCCCAGCAAGCTGTCATCTTGGCTTGCCGTTTGCCCCAGCTCGTTTTCTCCCAGGGCTTGTGTCGGGGCATGCTGTCGGAatttccccctccttcctcagGTGTTTGCTCCTGCCGGAGTGCCCCTGATAGCATGGGTGGCCCCGAGGAGCGTGTCCTCCCCAGCAAATCCCCCCGGCCCCGAAGGATTTCCCGCCTGAGCCCTCAGGGAAGCAGAAGGCGAGGGCCAGGCGCTCGCCCGCCTCCACATCGCCGGAGGACACCGGGAATTTTTCGGCCCTTCGCGTTATTTCTCCGTCTCCCCTTTCTTTCTAACGGTGTCACACGCTCGGCGCCCATCGGCCCAGcatggggcggggggcggcttCACTTCGCCTGCCCTCGCCTTAACCTCCTTGGGCAGGATTAggcctcccccggccccgtgAGCATTTGGAAACAGAATTGCTCCGATTCGGGCCCCGCAGAAAGCCCTGAGGCAGAAAGCACGCTTCCCAGCGGGCAAGGAGAGGGGCTTCTCACCGCTGCGGCTTTCGCTTTAATCGGTGCTGcttgggaagggaggagggggaagcaggCCGGCTGAGAAGCGGCCCCCCCgtcctcccctctgccccgggAAGAGCGGAGCACCGAGCACCGCGgcgctttatttttttttccgaGGAGCGAAGCCGACGACGAACCCGGGCGGATCCCAGCCTGGACCCCAAGGGAGCCCCGGCGGAGCCGCCCGGCCGCACGCCCCGGGAGCTCCATGCGCTCCCTCCCGGGGAGGGCACCCAGCCCCGCAGCACCCGccgagggaaggggagaagccGCCGTGACCTTCCCCCCGGCGCAGCCCCGCGGGGGtccgcgctcccgcccgccgccgcggctaGATCCTGCGCTCGGCCCCGCATCGCCCCCGCGCACAGCGCCTATGTGACGTCACAGCGCGCCTCCACGGGCCGCACAGTCACGCTGTGACGTCACACAGCACTGCCTCCCCACCCCGCCGCGGGGGGCTTGCGGAGATCTACACGGCAAATCGGAGCGACACCAAAGCAAAGCGAAGCAAACCCGACCCCCACACCGCGCCCCAAACCGGCCCCGCCGGCTCTTGGCAGCGCCCCGGGGAGCCGCGGGGAGTCAGGCGGCCCAGCCCCGCCGTGCGTCAGAAACCAAAAGCCACCTCACAAGGCACATACACATACGCACGCACATGCGGATCTACAAATGTAATTGGCAACTTTCTCACCGGGGGCACAATTTTGCGTGATCAAATCCCGGTCCTTGTCATCGCCTCCGTTAGAAAAGGAcgggaggaaaagggaaaaaaaaaaaaaagagaaggctgCCTCGGGAGGCTTTCGAGGCGAGGAGGGACAGTGGCTGCCTTAGAGGGGGGCGAAGGAAGCTGGGGCAGCCTCACTGGCCCTCTCCTCTGGTCGAGAGACTGACGTGGTTACAAACCAtagcaaacattttatttacaggagagaaagatagatatatatatatatttatatattttgtcAGTGCAGTATTTCTTGGCCGGATTATTCGAAGCAACATGTTGCAACCAATGAGGACGTTGGCAAAATACTTCACATTGTAAattgtttggggggggggcgggattTCGGAGCACGTTTTCGGAGTCCTTCGCTCGGGTTTTCCTGGAGAGGACACGGGGCGGGAGAcggagaataaaataaaatttaaaagaaaaatttagagCATTCCCGCTCTCCTGCGAGCAGCGCGGAGGGAGAGGCAGCCGCCTCACGCACAGCcgtcccggggctggggctccccGCTCCGCCCGTGTCCTCGGCCCCtcgccccgggccgggccgggcgctggCCGCGGGCCGGTGCCGTGCCGCCCTCGCCGCGCTCCCGGGGCGGAGGAAAGGAGATAAATTAGCGCGCAGGTCCCGGGCGCGGATGCCGCGGGGCCTCCCCGTCTATAGGCCGCTCCGCGGCTCGGGGctggcggcggcagcggcgggcggtggcggggaggggaggccgGTGCTGCCGGACGGCTtgccgggcccggcggcgggcaggCTGCGCTCGGCGCCCTCAGTCCGTTCCGTGTCACTGGGGGCCATGTCGAGGGAGTCGGCGTCGCTGCTGTCGCTGTCGCCCTCGGAGCGGCTGGGGCTGCGCTCGGGTTCCCCGGCGGCGACGGGCGGCCCGCCGGCTCGCTGGGCCGCCGGCTCCGGCTCCGGCGGCGGCTCCTTGTCCTTCTGGGCCTGCGCCTCCTTGGAGTGCCGCCACTTCATCCGCCGGTTCTGGAACCACACTTTCACCTGCGGCCGCGCCGCCCTCAGACGGGCGGCACGGCCCTCACCGCGCACCGCACCGCTCACCGCACCGCGCACCGCGCGTCCCCAACGCCTTCCACCGGGGACGGGCagcaaggggagaaaaggaggcgCCTCCCTCTGCCCACACCCTTACGCGACTAAGGTGGCTTTATGTTTTTATCCTTCTCCTTCTAGTTCGCGTGTTTAAATACCAAACACACCCCGTcccctgttgttttttttttatctctctttCTACTTCTTCTTCCAGGAAACCAAATCTTGCTCAAGAAACCACAGCGTTATACAATTCTGTGCGCTGCGGGCCCTCAATAGTGGAATCATTATAGAGTGGCGTTTAATGATTCCGTTTGAAGAAGAATTTTCACTTCCCCACAACTAAGGATTTCACAACGCAGGgagagatttagaaaaaaaaaaaaaagaaaagaaaaaaaaacagggggaCATTAAAAATAGTATGTTCGCTTCTACTTCCTTTGACCTAAACTGCCTCCTACAGCGAGGTGCACTTCAACAAAGCACACGCTGGTGatctgccccggccccgctcgccTCTCCGCTCGGCCTGCTCCGCGGTGGCCAAAAGAAAGGTGAAAGCTCCGCACTGGGCAGTGAAACGCCGTGGAACCTGAACGCAGGAGATGCTCGGGGCGAGGTCCCGCTCCTCAGCCAGCCCGGACAAAgactgaggaagggaaaacGCTCTGAAACCGCCTTCCTCACCCCTCACTCCCCCCCAGTATCCCTCTAAACTGGAAGTAAGAATTGAAATAAAACCGAAGTCGTCCTTACTTGAGCATCTGTCAGCCCCAGCATTGCCGCCAGTTGCTTTCTGTCCGGTTTGGTGACATATTTCTGGATTTCGAACCGTTTTTCTAGACCTTTCCTCTGCAGGTTGGAAAAAACAGCCCTAGACCAGGAGCGTTTCCTCTTGTAGGTCTGGGGCAGCGTGTCCTTGGTTAAAACTGCATACGGACCTGGCGAGGGGGGAGAAAAacggggggagagagagagggagacgGCGTTATTAATATCGATGCCTGAAAGGGAGCTTTAAATTGATCAAAATAACAGCTGGATTGCAGTGTGCGGGGAAGGCCCGGGCCAGCGTGGCCCTGCCGCCAGCTGGGTACGAGGCCTGTCAGTGTGTGCTTCCTCGGGCAAGGATGGAGCGGTTCTCCACCCgaatttcttcctctccccccctccccccacccgGCCCCTTTTCTCTCAGCCCAGTTGTTATTTGGTACTAGATGGGATGGTCCTCTGGGTCAGGCCCTAGCCCTAGCTCTTCCTCCCCCCCACGCAGCCCGGCTTTCGCCCAAAATCTGAGCCTCGCTAGAAAATATACGCCCTGGCCTTTCAAAAGCGCCTGGCGAGTCCCTCCCGGGAGGAGAGCGCCTGAGCCGGGGGGGCTGCTCTGGGACGGAGGGCCCTGCGCCACGGGAGGGTCGACGAGGGACGAGATGTACCTGGAAAAGTATCTTGAAACTGGTGCTGAACTGAGCTTCTTGGGTTTGTGTTTAAGGGACCCAGAATAGCAGAGGCCTCGTTAATGGGGTCTAGAGACGCGAAGAACTGGCCGGCGGAAGGCTGCAAGTTGGGGAGATGAACCCCAGTTTGGCGGCTGGTAGTTAATAAGGAGGTCAGATCTGTGAGCACAGGAACAAGGAGAGCTCTGTTATACCGCGGTCGAAACCGACACCCCGGCACGCTGCGagctgcggggccgggcggaGCGGGTCCCCGgccggaggggctggggaggg
This region of Nyctibius grandis isolate bNycGra1 chromosome 1, bNycGra1.pri, whole genome shotgun sequence genomic DNA includes:
- the HLX gene encoding H2.0-like homeobox protein isoform X1; amino-acid sequence: MYTAGLAPFYASNFSLWSAAYCSASGPAAGGCFPLDAAAAKKPSFCIADILHAGGEAAGGPTDSLSGGPGTGMPAALGAVHHGGPFHATPSPLRPTPVVAPDVPAAAAFPPRLSPLSAAYHSHHHRPPQHRSPAAAAAAAAGGGGAPATARVPGGQTQGSAPAPASKDLKFGIDRILSAEFDPKVKEGNTLRDLTSLLTTSRQTGVHLPNLQPSAGQFFASLDPINEASAILGPLNTNPRSSVQHQFQDTFPGPYAVLTKDTLPQTYKRKRSWSRAVFSNLQRKGLEKRFEIQKYVTKPDRKQLAAMLGLTDAQVKVWFQNRRMKWRHSKEAQAQKDKEPPPEPEPAAQRAGGPPVAAGEPERSPSRSEGDSDSSDADSLDMAPSDTERTEGAERSLPAAGPGKPSGSTGLPSPPPPAAAAASPEPRSGL
- the HLX gene encoding H2.0-like homeobox protein isoform X2, with the protein product MYTAGLAPFYASNFSLWSAAYCSASGPAAGGCFPLDAAAAKKPSFCIADILHAGGEAAGGPTDSLSGGPGTGMPAALGAVHHGGPFHATPSPLRPTPVVAPDVPAAAAFPPRLSPLSAAYHSHHHRPPQHRSPAAAAAAAAGGGGAPATARVPGGQTQGSAPAPASKDLKFGIDRILSAEFDPKVKEGNTLRDLTSLLTTSRQTGVHLPNLQPSAGQFFASLDPINEASAILGPLNTNPRSSVQHQFQDTFPGPYAVLTKDTLPQTYKRKRSWSRAVFSNLQRKGLEKRFEIQKYVTKPDRKQLAAMLGLTDAQNRRMKWRHSKEAQAQKDKEPPPEPEPAAQRAGGPPVAAGEPERSPSRSEGDSDSSDADSLDMAPSDTERTEGAERSLPAAGPGKPSGSTGLPSPPPPAAAAASPEPRSGL